The following coding sequences lie in one Rutidosis leptorrhynchoides isolate AG116_Rl617_1_P2 chromosome 6, CSIRO_AGI_Rlap_v1, whole genome shotgun sequence genomic window:
- the LOC139851425 gene encoding probable LRR receptor-like serine/threonine-protein kinase At1g29720 isoform X2, whose translation MLVIILIVALLPFGFASMDTSCLPTDEVDALSVIGRKLGKDWNFEGPCCSWITTKTRYYVDSILCNVNCGSNTTCHVVSISLKGQSLPGTLPPELVKLPYLQNIDLARNFLSGTIPPEWGSMEQLLNISLLGNRLNGSIPKELGNISTLTTLTVEDNQMSGIIPEELGNFASIQRLLLSSNYFTGELPASFARLTKMMEFGLGGNNFSGKIPDFIGNWTNLTSLRMYGSGLEGPIPPSITLLSNLSDLRISDLRGPDTVCPPFSNITPFITLILRSCNLIGSLPEPAPSVTQILDFSFNKFNGSIPEDYDALEQTNYIYLTGNRLSESVPDWMLTLGETIDLSYNNFTYDSSKGLFCPKRDTNLFQSFSTDNISKKAECLTDIVCPRNSYSWYINCGGNTQLVGDKLYEGDIDPKSGFLLTDNRWAFSNTGSFLDDSNLDSYTETNLTGVPLKYSELYATARVSALSLTYNAFCMMNGNYTVSLHFAEIVFTDDGTYTSLGRRVFDIYIQGDLVEKDFDISEKAGGVRKAIVKNYTADVIASSLEIRLYWAGKGTTNLPFRGVYGPLISAISVNPNFLVPNEVEENDKGVSRGTVAAIVVGVVCGVVLILGVLWWWGYLRQRDTNELELNGIIGSFTLRQIKNATNNFDVTNKIGQGGFGSVYKGVMPDGTLIAVKQLSSKSRQGNREFLNELGMISALQHPHLVKLHGCCIEGNQLLLAYEYMENNSLARALFGPEEHQLELNWATRYRICIDIARGLTFLHEESQLKIVHRDIKATNVLLNENLNAKISDFGLAKLDEEDDTHISTRIAGTYGYMAPEYALRGYLTDKADVYSYGIVLLEIVSGMANVSDRSKENQFVLHDKAVALKNSGNLLELVDPRLGSAYDLQEMMTVINVALVCTASSSADRPTMSSVVGMLESRICPEEFVAEQSLTMTEYHREKMMKLLGSANDNQVRETSFTYTDSSTSAVDLYPNDRFSEYMLKRGDSEKRDDSQQLLL comes from the exons ATGTTGGTTATAATTCTGATAGTTGCGTTACTCCCCTTTGGTTTTGCTTCAATGGACACATCGTGTCTTCCAACTGACGAAG TGGATGCATTGAGTGTTATCGGAAGGAAGTTAGGTAAAGATTGGAATTTCGAAGGGCCGTGTTGTAGTTGGATCACTACTAAAACTAGATATTACGTCGATAGCATCCTTTGCAACGTTAACTGTGGATCCAATACAACTTGCCATGTTGTTAGCAT AAGTCTGAAAGGACAAAGCCTACCGGGCACTCTTCCACCGGAACTCGTCAAACTTCCCTACCTACAAAACAT CGACTTAGCTCGCAACTTTCTGAGTGGTACCATCCCTCCAGAATGGGGTTCCATGGAGCAACTTTTAAACAT AAGTCTTCTTGGGAATCGTTTGAATGGATCAATCCCAAAGGAACTCGGAAATATCAGTACACTGACTACTTT AACGGTAGAGGACAATCAGATGTCTGGAATAATTCCCGAGGAGCTTGGGAATTTTGCAAGCATTCAGAGATT ACTTCTGAGTTCCAATTACTTTACCGGTGAGTTGCCTGCATCGTTCGCAAGATTGACTAAAATGATGGAATT TGGGCTTGGTGGCAACAATTTCTCTGGAAAGATACCCGATTTCATAGGGAATTGGACAAATCTCACAAGCTT AAGGATGTATGGCAGTGGTTTGGAGGGGCCAATACCACCTAGCATAACTCTTTTGAGCAATTTGAGTGACTT GCGTATCAGCGACTTGAGAGGACCAGACACAGTTTGTCCACCCTTCAGCAATATAACGCCTTTTATAACCCT GATCTTGAGGAGTTGCAATCTAATCGGCAGCCTACCAGAACCAGCTCCAAGTGTTACACAAATCCT AGACTTCAGCTTCAACAAGTTCAATGGGTCCATTCCTGAAGATTATGATGCTCTAGAGCAAACAAACTACAT TTATCTTACTGGGAACCGACTATCTGAAAGTGTGCCTGATTGGATGCTCACTCTAGGAGAGACCAT TGATCTGTCGTACAACAATTTTACTTATGATAGCTCAAAGGGTTTATTTTGTCCAAAACGGGACAC AAACTTGTTTCAATCATTTTCAACAGATAACATTTC TAAAAAGGCCGAATGTTTGACGGATATTGTATGTCCTAGAA ATTCGTACTCCTGGTATATAAATTGTGGTGGGAATACACAATTGGTTGGAGACAAGCTATATGAAGGTGACATAGACCCCAAGAGTGGTTTCTTATTAACTGATAATCGATGGGCATTTAGCAATACAGGGAGCTTCTTAGATGACAGTAACCTTGACAGTTATACCGAGACTAATCTTACTGGGGTCCCACTGAAATACTCTGAGTTGTACGCAACTGCACGAGTCTCTGCTTTGTCTTTGACATATAATGCTTTCTGTATGATGAACGGAAACTACACCGTAAGCCTCCACTTTGCTGAGATCGTTTTTACTGATGATGGTACATATACCAGCCTTGGGAGACGCGTATTTGATATCTACATACAG GGTGACCTGGTGGAGAAGGATTTTGACATTAGTGAGAAAGCAGGAGGGGTTCGAAAAGCCATCGTGAAAAATTATACAGCAGATGTTATCGCTAGTAGTTTAGAAATTCGACTCTATTGGGCTGGAAAAGGAACAACCAATCTCCCATTTCGAGGAGTATATGGTCCTCTCATTTCAGCTATTTCTGTAAATCCAA ATTTTTTGGTTCCAAATGAAGTTGAGGAAAATGATAAAGGTGTTTCTAGAGGGACTGTGGCTGCAATTGTGGTTGGAGTAGTTTGTGGTGTTGTCCTAATTCTAGGTGTTCTATGGTGGTGGGGTTATTTACGACAAAGAGATACTAATGAACTAG AGCTGAATGGAATCATTGGCTCATTTACATTGAGGCAAATAAAAAACGCAACTAACAACTTTGATGTCACCAATAAGATTGGCCAGGGTGGTTTTGGTTCCGTTTACAAG GGAGTAATGCCAGATGGCACGTTAATAGCAGTGAAGCAGCTTTCCTCCAAATCAAGGCAAGGAAATAGGGAGTTCTTAAACGAGTTAGGCATGATTTCAGCTTTGCAACACCCACATCTTGTGAAGCTACATGGATGTTGTATCGAAGGAAATCAGTTGTTGCTAGCGTATGAATACATGGAAAATAACAGTCTTGCCCGTGCTTTATTTG GACCTGAAGAACATCAGTTGGAACTTAATTGGGCAACACGATACAGAATTTGCATTGATATAGCGAGAGGGTTGACTTTTCTCCATGAGGAATCACAATTAAAGATTGTGCACAGAGACATCAAAGCCACTAACGTGTTACTCAATGAAAATTTAAACGCCAAAATTTCGGATTTTGGTTTGGCTAAGCTTGATGAAGAGGATGACACCCATATAAGCACCCGTATTGCTGGCACTTA TGGATATATGGCTCCTGAATACGCGTTGCGTGGTTACCTCACGGATAAAGCAGACGTCTATAGCTATGGAATTGTCCTGTTAGAGATTGTGAGCGGAATGGCTAACGTTTCTGACAGGTCAAAGGAGAATCAGTTTGTTCTTCATGATAAG GCCGTTGCTTTAAAAAATTCGGGTAATTTACTGGAGCTAGTTGATCCAAGGTTGGGTTCAGCATACGATTTACAAGAGATGATGACAGTTATAAATGTGGCTCTAGTTTGCACTGCAAGCTCTTCAGCCGACAGGCCCACAATGTCGTCAGTAGTTGGCATGCTTGAAAGCAGAATCTGTCCTGAAGAATTTGTTGCCGAACAAAGCCTCACAATGACCGAATACCATCGTGAGAAAATGATGAAACTACTTGGGAGTGCAAATGATAACCAAGTTCGGGAAACGTCATTCACATATACTGATTCTTCAACATCTGCTGTTGATCTGTACCC GAACGATCGTTTCAGTGAGTATATGTTAAAGAGGGGTGATTCAGAAAAGAGGGATGATTCACAACAGTTATTACTTTAA